One Mesotoga sp. UBA6090 DNA segment encodes these proteins:
- a CDS encoding DUF427 domain-containing protein: protein MTAIWKGKVIADSDQTIVIEGNHYFPPWTVNRDFLEHSDFTTICHWKGEAHYYNIIVDGEKNENAAWYYPEPMEKATNIKNYLAFWKGVKVE, encoded by the coding sequence ATGACGGCAATTTGGAAGGGAAAAGTCATTGCAGATAGTGACCAGACAATCGTAATTGAGGGTAATCATTACTTTCCTCCGTGGACAGTAAACAGAGATTTCCTTGAACATAGCGATTTCACTACCATATGCCACTGGAAGGGTGAAGCTCACTATTACAACATCATTGTCGACGGCGAAAAAAACGAAAATGCGGCCTGGTACTATCCCGAACCTATGGAAAAGGCAACAAACATCAAGAATTACCTGGCCTTTTGGAAGGGTGTCAAGGTTGAATGA
- a CDS encoding tripartite tricarboxylate transporter permease, which translates to MDAVLAVFSPDVIFPVLMAMTFGIFVGGLPGLTATMAVALIIPISYYMTPLAGLGMVLGVSFTSIFSGDIPATFLRIPGTPASGAAALDGFELAKKGKGSLALTLDLFCSAIGGLIGILLLILVAPPLANFALQFTNFEYFWLGLFGLSMSAVLSKGNMVKGLTSAVLGLAISTIGIDVTTGFPRYTFSNIELMDGLGFIPVMIGLFGISEVLKRVQQGASKLQLPPITEKVKISPLEALRIIWQNKWTLIKSAFVGTFVGALPGAGADIASWVAYGVEKKTSRNSEDFGKGNIKGVIAPTSANNAALGGTWIPALVFGVPGDTITAIVLGAMLMYGLKPGPLIFIESPDLVNGVFSIAILANILLIPIGYLGIKAFAFVLKMKTSVVLTAVVLFSMIGSFAIRNSYFDIYVMLLFGFIGFMFERLSVPLAPMILGLILGPMVEDNLRVGLIKTGGSMDQFFTRPISLVLFILIVLVFLGGPALDLLKKAFSKNKKEE; encoded by the coding sequence ATGGACGCAGTATTAGCAGTCTTCAGCCCTGACGTTATCTTCCCAGTCCTCATGGCAATGACGTTTGGAATTTTCGTAGGTGGTCTACCTGGACTTACGGCAACAATGGCCGTGGCTTTGATAATTCCGATCAGTTACTACATGACTCCTCTCGCCGGTCTTGGAATGGTCCTCGGAGTTTCATTTACTTCTATTTTTTCGGGTGATATTCCCGCTACATTTCTAAGAATCCCGGGAACGCCTGCTTCTGGAGCTGCCGCTCTCGATGGATTTGAGTTGGCTAAGAAGGGTAAAGGATCTCTGGCACTCACCCTGGATCTCTTTTGCTCGGCAATTGGAGGATTGATAGGGATACTGCTACTGATATTGGTTGCGCCGCCTCTGGCAAACTTTGCTCTTCAATTCACTAACTTTGAATACTTCTGGCTCGGTCTTTTTGGCCTCAGCATGAGTGCAGTTCTCAGCAAAGGAAATATGGTGAAAGGGCTTACTTCTGCAGTACTTGGTTTGGCAATTTCCACTATTGGAATAGATGTTACAACCGGCTTCCCAAGATATACATTCAGCAATATTGAGCTAATGGATGGTCTCGGCTTTATCCCGGTTATGATAGGCTTATTCGGAATCTCCGAGGTGCTGAAACGTGTTCAGCAGGGCGCCTCTAAGCTCCAGCTGCCTCCTATCACCGAGAAAGTGAAGATATCTCCGCTCGAAGCTCTTCGAATAATCTGGCAGAACAAGTGGACGCTTATTAAGTCTGCATTTGTCGGTACTTTCGTGGGAGCTCTTCCCGGAGCTGGAGCAGACATTGCGTCGTGGGTGGCCTACGGCGTTGAGAAGAAGACTTCAAGAAACAGTGAAGACTTTGGTAAGGGAAATATCAAGGGAGTAATTGCTCCAACAAGCGCGAACAATGCAGCCCTTGGTGGGACATGGATTCCCGCCCTTGTCTTCGGCGTTCCAGGAGATACTATTACAGCAATAGTTCTCGGAGCGATGCTCATGTACGGTCTGAAACCCGGTCCATTGATATTCATCGAATCGCCCGATTTGGTAAACGGAGTATTTAGTATTGCAATCCTGGCAAATATCTTGCTTATACCAATCGGCTATCTTGGAATCAAAGCATTTGCGTTCGTTCTGAAGATGAAAACAAGCGTTGTTTTGACTGCAGTCGTCCTTTTTTCTATGATCGGATCGTTCGCAATCAGGAACAGTTATTTCGATATCTATGTGATGTTGCTATTTGGCTTCATTGGATTTATGTTTGAAAGACTGTCTGTTCCGTTGGCTCCGATGATACTCGGCTTGATTCTAGGCCCTATGGTAGAGGACAATCTAAGAGTTGGACTTATCAAAACAGGAGGAAGCATGGATCAGTTTTTCACAAGACCGATCTCACTTGTTCTTTTCATTCTGATAGTTCTAGTCTTTCTTGGTGGTCCTGCTCTTGACCTACTAAAGAAGGCCTTTTCGAAAAACAAGAAGGAAGAGTGA